The proteins below are encoded in one region of Micromonospora sp. DSM 45708:
- a CDS encoding VOC family protein gives MTVSFNHTIVAARDRHASARFFRELLELPEAPSWGPFTNVQLSDGVLLQFAEPPVEIQMQHYAFLIDDDLFDRAYRRLCDQGVEHWADPQMRRPGEINNEHGGRGVYFKDPGGHAIELITRPYL, from the coding sequence ATGACCGTTTCGTTCAACCACACCATCGTCGCCGCCCGGGACCGCCACGCGTCGGCCCGGTTCTTCCGGGAGCTGCTGGAGCTGCCGGAGGCGCCGTCCTGGGGTCCGTTCACCAACGTGCAGCTTTCCGACGGCGTGCTGCTCCAGTTCGCCGAGCCGCCGGTGGAGATCCAGATGCAGCACTACGCGTTCCTGATCGACGACGACCTGTTCGATCGGGCGTACCGGCGGCTGTGCGACCAGGGCGTCGAGCACTGGGCCGATCCGCAGATGCGTCGACCCGGTGAGATCAACAACGAGCATGGCGGCCGGGGCGTCTACTTCAAGGACCCCGGGGGCCACGCCATCGAGCTGATCACCCGCCCGTACCTGTAG
- a CDS encoding SRPBCC family protein, giving the protein MSRIDRARRTIAAAPATVYDALLRRDALEAWLPPDGMRGRIERWDPRPGGGFRMALTYLDPTGSPGKTSDATDVVDVGFADLVRPERVVQTAVFEADDPAYAGIMTLTWHLAAVGDATEVTVTATGVPPGIDQAVHEEGIASSLANLAAYVESAR; this is encoded by the coding sequence GTGAGCAGGATCGATCGGGCGCGCAGGACGATCGCCGCGGCGCCGGCGACGGTCTACGACGCGCTTCTGCGCCGGGACGCGCTGGAGGCGTGGTTGCCGCCGGACGGCATGCGCGGGCGGATCGAACGGTGGGATCCCCGCCCCGGTGGCGGCTTCCGGATGGCGCTCACCTACCTCGACCCCACCGGCAGCCCGGGCAAGACGTCGGACGCGACGGACGTCGTCGACGTCGGGTTCGCCGACCTGGTCCGGCCGGAGCGGGTGGTGCAGACCGCGGTGTTCGAGGCCGACGACCCGGCGTACGCCGGGATCATGACCCTGACCTGGCATCTCGCCGCGGTCGGCGACGCGACCGAGGTGACCGTCACCGCGACCGGCGTGCCACCCGGCATCGACCAGGCGGTGCACGAGGAGGGCATCGCGTCCTCGCTGGCCAACCTGGCCGCGTATGTCGAGTCGGCGCGCTGA
- a CDS encoding GNAT family N-acetyltransferase — protein MRFPLSTPPAIPAGTLAPGPQPTLAVGDDLVLRPWQASDASAFLAAYQDPEIRRWHTRPPDSEDQVREWFAYYRQAWRQETAASWAMTYGGGEPLGRMVLGAMDLGDGVAVCAYWVVPAARGAGVASRSLRAVSDWALGAGFHRLELDHSTRNQASCRVAVKAGFRAEGTRRNAAVHPDGRHDMHLHARVRGDD, from the coding sequence GTGAGATTTCCCCTCTCGACGCCGCCCGCCATTCCCGCCGGCACCCTCGCGCCCGGTCCGCAGCCGACGCTCGCCGTCGGCGACGACCTCGTCCTGCGGCCGTGGCAGGCGTCCGACGCGTCGGCGTTCCTCGCCGCCTACCAGGATCCCGAGATCCGCCGCTGGCACACCCGCCCACCCGACTCCGAGGACCAGGTCCGCGAGTGGTTCGCGTACTACCGCCAGGCGTGGCGCCAGGAGACGGCGGCGAGCTGGGCGATGACGTACGGCGGCGGTGAGCCGCTCGGGCGCATGGTGCTGGGCGCCATGGACCTCGGCGACGGGGTGGCGGTGTGCGCGTACTGGGTGGTGCCGGCCGCTCGCGGCGCGGGCGTGGCGTCCCGGTCGTTGCGGGCGGTGAGTGACTGGGCGCTCGGCGCCGGCTTCCACCGTCTCGAACTCGACCACTCGACCCGCAACCAGGCGTCCTGCCGGGTCGCCGTCAAGGCCGGCTTCCGGGCCGAGGGCACTAGGCGCAACGCCGCCGTGCACCCGGACGGACGGCACGACATGCACCTGCACGCCCGCGTCCGCGGCGACGACTGA
- a CDS encoding BTAD domain-containing putative transcriptional regulator has product MRVGILGPLEVRDGEQAVAVAGARLRALLIRLALDPGRPVSVPALAEALWADAPPADTANAVQTLVSRLRRAVPGLGVRSGPAGYRLDLAPDDVDAERFARLARQGREALRDGDPQRALGPLRDALALWRGPALAEVADAPYASAAVARLTELRLTAQEDRIEAELRTGRPELLVAELDELTAAHPLRERLAVLRLRALAAAGRPAEALGAYERIRERLAEELGVDPSPELRAAHLALLRGEAAPPPAPAARRGNLRAALTTFVGRDDDLRRLTALLAGNRLVTLLGPGGAGKTRLASVAAGRLADAVPGGAWLVELAPITDPADVSRAVLDTLGRRERTLEPARPTFRDTLGRLVDALAADETLIVLDNCEHVVEAAARLAEELLGRCPGLRVLATSREPLGIVGETLEPVPPLRLPPADVSPADAAAYPSVQLLRDRAGAVRAGFAVTDDNVADVVEICRRLDGLPLAIELAAARLRTLSPRQVAAGLDDRFRLLTGGSRTALPRHRTLRAVVDWSWGLLTDDERRLAERLAVFPASVTAESAAGVAGPAAAALLDALVDKSLLQVVDDGRFRMLETIREYGLERLAATGAGAGARTAHATYFRDLVVAAEPHLRTAGQLPWLRLLAAERENIVGALHYACDAGDADTALRIGAGLALPLIIWGDDGGIGGDVLARALALPGPTPAAERAVVLAIRTITEMFHSAREPTPERVAELTDAVRAAQGTGHPLVALLEPALSMFTDDTAAGIAAVDRARGHPDPWTDGTLLTMRGQIRENDGDAEGMLRDLTGAVAELRVVGERWSLSMVLSQYADALTKRGDFPAATAALEESARLVRELNPGAEPGFQLIWLAAIRARSGDVAGAKAELRRFVAERAADREGRDAAFGLMMLGDIARIEGSLDEAAECFAEAMRRQDEAPLVAPQFRGLLLAAMANLALARDDVPGARGCLAEATARGLAARDMPVLAIIAVGWVAVAAAEGRYERAAELLGTSDSLRGRPDRSNPDAQRLAERLRVELGDDGYAAAYTRGHALSRADALAFVGGDPGDGRRSGVRGAATRPGAAGQARRR; this is encoded by the coding sequence GTGCGGGTGGGGATCCTCGGGCCGCTGGAGGTCCGCGACGGCGAACAGGCCGTCGCCGTCGCCGGTGCCCGGCTGCGGGCGCTGCTGATCCGTCTCGCCCTGGACCCGGGCCGTCCGGTGAGCGTGCCGGCGCTGGCCGAGGCGCTCTGGGCGGACGCGCCGCCCGCCGACACCGCGAACGCCGTGCAGACGCTGGTGTCCCGGCTGCGTCGCGCGGTGCCCGGGCTCGGGGTACGCAGCGGCCCGGCCGGCTACCGGCTCGACCTGGCCCCGGACGACGTGGACGCGGAGCGGTTCGCGCGGCTGGCCCGCCAGGGGCGGGAGGCGCTGCGCGACGGCGACCCGCAGCGGGCGCTCGGGCCACTGCGGGACGCGCTGGCGTTGTGGCGCGGCCCGGCGCTGGCCGAGGTCGCCGACGCGCCGTACGCGAGCGCCGCCGTGGCGCGCCTGACGGAGCTGCGGCTCACCGCCCAGGAGGACCGGATCGAGGCGGAGCTGCGGACCGGCCGGCCGGAGCTGCTGGTGGCCGAGCTGGACGAGCTGACCGCCGCGCATCCGCTGCGGGAGCGGCTGGCCGTACTGCGCCTGCGGGCGTTGGCCGCCGCCGGTCGGCCCGCCGAGGCGCTCGGCGCGTACGAGCGGATCCGGGAACGGCTCGCCGAGGAGCTGGGCGTGGACCCCTCGCCCGAGCTGCGGGCCGCGCACCTGGCGTTGCTGCGGGGCGAGGCGGCCCCGCCACCGGCGCCCGCCGCGCGGCGGGGGAACCTGCGCGCCGCGCTCACCACGTTCGTCGGGCGGGATGACGACCTGCGTCGGCTCACCGCGCTGCTCGCCGGCAACCGGCTGGTCACGCTGCTCGGGCCGGGCGGTGCCGGCAAGACCCGGCTGGCGAGCGTCGCGGCCGGCCGGCTGGCGGACGCCGTACCGGGCGGGGCCTGGCTGGTCGAGCTGGCCCCGATCACCGACCCGGCGGACGTGTCACGCGCCGTGCTCGACACGCTCGGTCGCCGGGAGCGGACGCTGGAACCGGCCCGGCCCACGTTCCGCGACACGCTCGGCCGGCTGGTCGACGCGCTCGCCGCCGACGAGACGCTGATCGTGCTGGACAACTGCGAGCACGTCGTCGAGGCCGCCGCCCGGCTCGCCGAGGAACTGCTCGGCCGCTGCCCGGGGCTGCGCGTGCTCGCCACGTCCCGCGAGCCGCTCGGCATCGTCGGTGAGACGCTGGAGCCCGTACCGCCGCTGCGGCTGCCGCCGGCGGACGTGTCGCCGGCCGACGCCGCCGCGTACCCGTCGGTGCAGTTGCTGCGCGACCGGGCCGGGGCCGTGCGGGCCGGGTTCGCGGTGACCGACGACAACGTCGCCGACGTGGTGGAGATCTGCCGCCGCCTGGACGGCCTGCCGCTCGCCATCGAACTGGCCGCGGCGCGGCTGCGGACGCTGTCGCCGCGGCAGGTCGCGGCCGGCCTGGACGACCGGTTCCGGCTGCTGACCGGCGGCAGCCGCACCGCGCTGCCCCGGCACCGGACGCTGCGGGCGGTGGTGGACTGGAGCTGGGGTCTGCTCACCGACGACGAGCGCCGGCTCGCCGAACGGCTCGCCGTGTTCCCGGCCTCGGTCACCGCCGAGTCGGCGGCCGGCGTCGCCGGCCCGGCCGCCGCCGCGCTGCTCGACGCGCTCGTCGACAAGTCGCTGCTCCAGGTGGTCGACGACGGGCGGTTCCGGATGCTGGAGACCATCCGGGAGTACGGGCTGGAGCGGCTCGCCGCCACCGGGGCGGGCGCCGGCGCGCGGACCGCGCACGCCACGTACTTCCGGGACCTGGTGGTGGCCGCGGAGCCGCACCTGCGCACCGCCGGCCAGCTCCCCTGGCTGCGGCTGCTGGCGGCGGAGCGGGAGAACATCGTCGGCGCGCTGCACTACGCGTGCGACGCCGGCGACGCCGACACCGCGCTGCGGATCGGCGCGGGGCTGGCGCTGCCGCTGATCATCTGGGGCGACGACGGCGGCATCGGCGGTGACGTGCTGGCCCGCGCGCTCGCGCTGCCCGGCCCGACGCCGGCGGCCGAGCGGGCCGTGGTGCTCGCCATCCGCACGATCACCGAGATGTTCCACAGCGCCCGCGAGCCCACGCCGGAGCGGGTCGCGGAGCTGACCGACGCGGTCCGCGCGGCGCAGGGGACCGGGCATCCGCTGGTGGCGCTGCTCGAACCGGCCCTGTCGATGTTCACCGACGACACCGCCGCCGGGATCGCGGCGGTCGACCGGGCGCGCGGGCACCCCGACCCGTGGACCGACGGCACGTTGCTCACCATGCGCGGCCAGATCCGGGAGAACGACGGCGACGCCGAGGGCATGCTGCGCGACCTGACCGGAGCGGTCGCGGAGCTGCGCGTGGTCGGCGAGCGGTGGAGCCTGTCGATGGTGCTGAGCCAGTACGCCGACGCGCTGACCAAACGCGGCGACTTCCCGGCGGCCACGGCCGCGCTGGAGGAGTCGGCGCGGCTGGTCCGCGAACTGAACCCGGGCGCCGAGCCGGGCTTCCAGTTGATCTGGCTGGCGGCCATCCGGGCCCGGTCCGGGGACGTGGCCGGCGCCAAGGCGGAACTGCGCCGGTTCGTCGCTGAGCGGGCGGCCGACCGGGAGGGCCGGGACGCCGCGTTCGGGCTGATGATGCTCGGCGACATCGCCCGGATCGAGGGTTCGCTCGACGAGGCGGCGGAGTGTTTCGCGGAGGCGATGCGCCGCCAGGACGAGGCGCCGCTGGTCGCGCCGCAGTTCCGCGGGCTGCTGCTGGCCGCGATGGCGAACCTCGCGCTCGCCCGGGATGACGTGCCGGGCGCGCGCGGCTGCCTGGCCGAGGCCACCGCACGGGGGCTCGCCGCCCGGGACATGCCGGTGCTGGCGATCATCGCGGTCGGCTGGGTGGCGGTCGCCGCGGCGGAGGGCCGGTACGAGCGGGCCGCCGAGCTGCTCGGCACCTCCGACTCGCTGCGCGGCAGGCCGGACCGGTCCAACCCGGACGCGCAGCGGCTCGCCGAGCGGCTGCGCGTCGAGTTGGGCGACGACGGGTACGCCGCCGCGTACACCCGGGGGCACGCCCTGAGCCGGGCCG